The following proteins are encoded in a genomic region of Notolabrus celidotus isolate fNotCel1 chromosome 19, fNotCel1.pri, whole genome shotgun sequence:
- the tmem119b gene encoding transmembrane protein 119b — translation MLPMALHLTTLWLVFCLGSSSATPLPFYNLLEGSTDEEELTNSTSSPPTSNSSSEYQTTPAGPMHVETKFLNQVIDFLEENMLLILVACSFILLFFLIICGAIFMSRRRKVNAYYPSSFPSKMYVDHRDKIGGAKLFNEVPEKAAPEQEGEPVDSHKQLQADIMRAAKSLRTPNKSTAAAEGGDLCQRDADQSPEDSSKPDGSILDQQLESLPEGTEPCEFPESEKAAAAGSTDLIPPQGQDDDSQEPLTGRSLRPPSMHIHNDSATLQLIEGEKTAF, via the coding sequence ATGCTCCCCATGGCCCTTCATCTGACCACTCTGTGGTTGGTGTTTTGCCTCGGCAGCAGCTCGGCCACACCTCTACCTTTTTACAATCTTCTAGAGGGAAGCACAGATGAGGAAGAGCTCACTAACTCCACTTCCTCTCCGCCCACCAGcaacagttcctcagagtacCAAACCACCCCAGCTGGCCCCATGCATGTGGAAACTAAGTTTCTAAATCAGGTTATCGACTTTCTGGAGGAGAACATGCTCCTCATCCTTGTTGCATGCtctttcatccttctcttcttcctaaTCATCTGCGGAGCCATTTTCATGAGTCGCAGGCGCAAAGTCAATGCCTACTACCCTTCATCCTTCCCCTCAAAAATGTACGTGGACCACAGGGACAAAATTGGAGGTGCTAAACTCTTTAATGAAGTGCCAGAAAAAGCTGCACCTGAGCAGGAAGGTGAGCCAGTCGACTCTCACAAGCAACTCCAGGCAGACATCATGAGGGCAGCAAAGAGCCTGCGCACACCAAATAAATCTACTGCTGCTGCAGAAGGAGGTGACCTCTGCCAAAGAGATGCAGACCAAAGTCCTGAGGACAGCTCAAAACCAGATGGTAGCATCCTGGACCAGCAGCTTGAAAGTCTCCCTGAGGGAACAGAGCCATGTGAGTTTCCAGAGAGtgaaaaagcagcagcagcaggaagcacaGATCTGATTCCTCCACAGGGGCAAGATGATGATTCGCAGGAGCCCCTGACTGGAAGGAGTCTGCGGCCCCCCTCTATGCATATTCACAATGACTCTGCCACTCTTCAGCTCATCGAAGGAGAAAAAACTGCCTTCTAA